Genomic window (Longimicrobiales bacterium):
GCGGCGGGTCGGTCGCGCTGGACCTGTCACTGAATGCACGCGTGCTCGGTTTCACGACTGCGGTCGCAGTGCTGACCGCACTGTTCTTCGGGATGATCCCCGCGTGGCGCGCGGGACGTGTCGATCCACAGTCCGCCATGACAGCGAACGGCCGGACGATCGCGGAGGGACACGGCCGCTTCACGATCGGAAAGGCGCTCGTCGCGGCGCAGGTCGCGCTGTCGCTGGTGCTGCTGGTGGGCGCCGGGCTGCTGGTCGGCTCGCTGCGCAACCTGGTGCTGCAGGACCCGGGATTCCGAACCGAAGGCGTGCTGCTGGCATCGGTCGATCTGCAGCGCACCGGCTTCTCCGAAGAGCAGATCCTCAGCTCGCGCGGGCTGCTCGTGGAACAGCTGCGTGCTTCCCCCGGTGTGCTGGACGCGAGCGCTGCCGATCTCACGCCGGTGGCGGGACCGTCCTGGAACGGCAACCTCATCGTGGACGGCTTCACGCCGACCAGCGAGATGGACGGCCTCGCCTGGTTCAACGCCGTGAGCGACGGCTATTTCGCAACGCTCGGCACGCCACTCCTCGCCGGTCGTGATTTCGATGCGCGCGACGTTGCCGGCGGCGTGCGCGTCGCGATCGTGAACCGCTCCGTCGCGCGCAAGTTCTTCGGCCAGGAGAACCCGGTGGGGCGGCAGTTCGGGACGGGACTCGGCGACGACGTCACGACGTACACCGTGATCGGCGTCGTGGGCGACGCGAAGTACCGGTCACTGCGCGAGGAAGACAGCGGCACGGTCTACATCGCGGCGTCCCAGATGGAAGCCACGCCGATGAGCATGGTGCGCCCGTTCCTCACGCTCGCTGTACGCACCGACGGCGATCCGACCGCGCTGGTGCCGACGGTGAAGACTGCGCTCGCGGCGCTGCATCCCGCGGCCGGCGTCGAGTTCCGCACCTTCACGGAGCAGGTAGAGCGCTCACTGCAGCGTGAGCGGATGCTGGCGACGCTGTCCGCACTGTTCGGCGGCGTCGCACTCGCGCTCGCGATGCTCGGGCTGTACGGCGTGCTGTCGTATTCCGTGGCGCGCCGGCGCAACGAGATCGGGGTGCGGATTGCGATCGGTGCAGGGCGCGGGCGTGTGATCCGGATGGTGCTGGGCGACGTCGCACGGGTGCTGGCGATCGGGCTGGTGCTGGGTGCGGTGGGCGCCATTGCGTCGGGGCGACTGGTGCGCGCGTTCCTGTACGGGCTCGAGCCGGGTGAGCCCGCGGTGCTGGCCGGAGCGGCGACGGCGCTCGCGGTGGTCGCGGTCGCGGCGGGGATGATCCCGGCGTGGCGGGCGGCGCGGATGGATCCGACGCTGGCGCTGCGGGAGGAGTAGGGGCGCGAGCTGGGGGCGCGATCACTCGTGCTCTCGGCGGCCGCATTCCCGGCCGCGTTTGGGGGGCCGTCAAGGGCGTGGCTCGCGCCGCGTGGCTGGCTGGATATCGAGATCCGGTGGCGGTGTCGGGCTGCGGGGGGCGTCAACTCTACAGCTCGCGTCGTGCGGTTGGCGGAATGTCGAGATGCCGGCGCCGTTGTCGGGCTGCGGGGGCCGTCAACTCTACACCTCGCGTCGTGCGGTTGGCGGAATGTCGAGATCCCGGCGCCCTGCGCCGTTTACTCGCTGAGGCTTCGATAGTGGTCGAAGGGAAATCGAGATCACGGCGATAAACGCTGGAAACTCGACAATGCGGGCGAACGGCAGCGCGGGATGTCGAGTTCACGGCGTTGAAGAATGGTGTCTGAACAGTTCACGCTGAGAATCCCGCCCAAGGGGACAGTCCCGCCTGAGGGGACAGTGCGGCCGTAGCCGACAGTTCCGCCGTAGCGGACAGTTCTGACCGAGCCGACACTCCTTCTGGCGTCGATACTCCCGCCTGGCACCGACACTCCCGCCTGGCGCCGGACCGGTCCCACGTGAACGACGGCACCTGGACGCTGTCAGGCAGTCCTCCATTGACGGCCGCCCCCTGATCTTCGACCTTCCGGTCGCGCCGCTGTCACACCCCCGGACTACCTTCAAGGCAGTGATCACCGCGACGAATGCCGAGCCGCGCCGGCTGGTGGCGTGATGCCCAGGCGTCCCAAGCCGCGCAGCCCGTAGCACCGTGAATTCCTCGAGCAGCCTGACGCCTCCGATGCCGGATCCACGCACCTTCCTCGACTGGAACCGCCCCGCGCTTCCCGCTGCGGCCGCCATGCTGGCGGAGTCGCACGCGGATGCGGACAGCGTGGACCTGGGCGGTGTCCTCGTCGCGCTGCCGGGTGCCCGGGCCGCGCGCAGGCTGAAGGAATTGCTCGTGGAGGAGGCGGATCGTCGCGGGCTCCGGCTCGTGCCGCCGCAGGTGACGACGCTCGGCTCGCTGCCGGAGATGCTGTACACGCCGACGGCGCCACTGCTCGACTCCGGCACGGCAGTCCGCCTCTGGCTGCATCAGCTCCGGACCGCCGCGGCCGAGGACCTCGCGCTGCTCTTTCCGCACGCGCCGCAGGCGGACGACGTGCGCGGCTGGCTGCACCTGGCGCGGACGGTCATGGCACTGCACGAGACGGTGGGCGCCGCGGGTCGCACGTTCGCGGACGTCGCTGGGAGCTGCGACGATTCGCTGCTCTACGACGACACGAACCGCTGGAGCGCGCTTGCACGGCTGCAGGCCGGCTACGCGGCGGCAACCGACGCGCAGCAGCGCGTGGACCGCGACCTCGAGCGCATCCATGCCGTGGAGCGCAGGGCGGTCGCGTGCGAGCAGGACCTGTGGCTGATCGGCGTCGCGGAGATGCCGCTGGTGCTGCGCAGCATGCTGCGGCTGCTGGTGCGCCCGCGGCCGGGTGGTGTCCACATCCTGGTGCATGCGCCGGCATCCGAAGCCGAGCGCTTCGACGACCTCGGCTGCGTTGTCCTCCGCGCATGGCTGGACACCGACATCCCGCTGCGCGACGAGCAGCTCGCGATCGTCGGGCACCCGTCGAACCAGGCGACCGACGTCGCACGCTATCTCGCATCGCTCGACGCGACATTCGCAGCCGACGACATCGTGATCGCCGTTCCGGACCGGGAGGTCGTGCCGTACCTCGAGCAGCAGCTTGCGACATCGGACGTGACGGTGCGCGACGCCGCCGGCATACCGGTCGGGCGCACGTCCGCGTACCGGCTGCTCGAGACGATCGCGGACGTCGTGCGGGACGGATCGTTCGATGCGGTCGCCGCGCTCGCGCGTCATCCGGCGTTCGGCGACTGGCTGCGCAGGCGCCGCTGGGACATCGAGCACCGGGGGGCGGCCGCGTTCCGCGAGCGGGACGGCTGGCTGATCCAGCTCGACGAGTTCCTGGCGCAGCGGCTGCCGGTCTCACTGGCGCATGAGCTGCCGGCGGCGGAAGGCCGAGGCCGCACGCTCGTGGAAGCGCTGCGCGTCGCGCTGATGGGTGAGTCGGTGCTCGGGCGGCTGCACGGGCGGCGCGCGCTGCGCGAGTGGATGCCTGTGATCCTGGAGCTGCTGCTCGAGATCTACGGTGACCGCGCGTTCAGCCGCGATCTGCCGGATGAGCGTCGGCTGCTCGGCGCGGCCGAGGTGTTGCGCGATGCCGCGCTCGAGCACGTGCGCGTCGCGCCGGAGCTCGACGTCGAATGCGACGCCGCAGCGGCGATCCGCGTTCTTCTCGACGACGTGCGCGCTGCGACGCTGGCGCCGGAGGCCGATGAGGCCGCGATCGAGCTGCTCGGCTGGCTCGAGCTGCACCTGGACGACGCGCCCGTCGCCGTGCTCACGGGCATGAACGAGCCGTTCGTACCCGCGGCGATCAATGCGGACGCGTTCCTGCCGAACTCGCTGCGCTCGCGGCTCGGCATCATCGACAACGACATGCGCCACGCGCGCGATGCGTACCAACTCACCGCGATGCTGCATTCGCGGCGGGTGCATGCGATCGCCGGACGTCGCACGATGACGGGCGATCCGCTGCGGCCGAGCCGCCTGGTGCTGGCCACGTCCGGCGATGCGCTGGCGCGCCGCATCCGGACGTTCCTGGAAGACGATGCGGACGGCACGCGTGCGGCAGCGGACGTGGCGCAGGCGACGTCGTCGGCGTTCGTGCTGCCGCCGCAGAAGACGATCTCGCTCGAGGCGCCGCCCGACACCTTCCGCGTCACCGAGTTCCGCAACATCCTCGCGGACCCGTACCTGTGGGCGCTCGATCGGGTGATGGGCGGCGATGCCGTGGACGACAGTGCACGCGAGCTCGATCCACTGCGCTTCGGCGACGTCGCGCACAAGGTGCTCGAGCGCTTCGGGCGCTCGGAAGCGGCGACGTGGGAGGATGCGGATCGGATTGCCGCGTGGCTGAACCACGCGCTGGACGCGCATGTCGACGAGGTGCTCGGCAGGACGCTGCCGGCCGTCGCGCTGCAGATCGAGCAGCTACGGCTGCGGCTGCACTCGTTCGCCCGCTGCCAGGCAGCATGGATCCGCGACGGCTGGAAGACGGTCGCCATCGAATGCGGCACACCGGACGGTGGTGCACCCCTCGAGGTGGACGGCACGACCGTGCGCCTGCGGGGCCGCATCGACCGCGTCGACTACCACGAAGGCCGCAACGAGTGGGCGCTCTTCGATTACAAGACGTCGGAAAAGGTGCAGACGCCGGAGGACGCACATCGCAGGCGCAGCGGCGAATGGACCGACCTGCAGCTGCCGCTGTACCACGCGATCCTCCCGCACATCGTCGATGCCGAAGGACGGCCCGTGACGCAGAACGAGGGCGGCACCGTGCGCGTCGGCTACGTCACGCTGTGCGGTGAGCCGAACGAGATCGACTTCCGCATTGCGTCATGGACGGCTGCAGACCTGGCCGACGCACTCGAGGCGGCACGCGAGGCGATCCGCGCCGTTCGAGGCAATGCGTTCTCCTTCGCGGGTGTCAGCAGCGACTGGCTGAGCGACGACATGGCCGAGCTGCTCGGGCAGGGTCGCCTGGTCCGCGAGGACGAGGAGCTGCAGGAGGAGGTGGTGCTGTGAGCACGCTTCAGCCCAGCCTCTTCGACGAGGCGCTCGAGGCCGGCGTCCCGCGCGATCTCATCCTCGCGTCGGCGGGATCCGGCAAGACGTTCCGCATCTCGTCGGACATCATCGCGCTGCTCGCGCGCGACGAGGCACCGGACGAGGTGTTCGCGTCGACGTTCACGCGCAAGGCCGCGGGCGAGATCCTGGACCGCGTGCTCGTGCGACTCGCGCGGGCAGCACTGGACGTCGACGAGGCACGCGAGCTCGCCACGCATGCACGCATGGACCCGGACACGTGCACCCGTGCGTTCTGGGGTGACGTGCTCGACCGGTCTGTGCGCCGGCTGCACCGCATGAACATCGGCACACTGGACGCGTTCTTCCTGCGCACGGTGACCAGCTTCGCGCACGAGCTGGGCATGCCGACGGTGTGGGGCATCGCCGACTCGCCGACCGCGAAGCGACTGCGCTCGCTCGCGCTGCAGGACGTGCTGGATCGCACGGACAGGGTCGTACTGATCGAGCTGATCCGCGGTATCATGCCGCGCCCGGCCACGCGCTCGCTGCACGATGCGCTGCTGCGCAAGGTCGACGCGCTGGTCAAGATGCACTACGCGCTCGATCCGACGACCGACGGGCACTGGTCGGCGTTCGATGCACTGGCCGACAGCAGTGATCCTGCGACGCTCGAGGCCGAACGGCTGCGGCTCGCGGAGCTGCTCGCGCGGCAGGAATCGCCGACCACGAAGACCGGCAGCCCGCGAAAGACGTGGGTGAAGGCACTGGACGAGCTGGTCGTCGCACTGCGCGGGGGCGACTGGAAAACGTTCGTCGACTCGACACTGGTCGAGCGTGCGCGCAGCGGCGACAGCTACGACTCCCAGCCGATTCCCATCGACCTCGCCCACCTCATCGACCAGGCCTGGGCCGTCGCACAGGGCGAGGTCGCGCTGCAGCTGCGGCGACGCTCGCACGCACTCGGCGATTTCGCCGTCCGCTACACGTCCGCGCTGGAGAAGCGTCGTGCGGAGCTCGGCGCCTACGAGTTCGACGACGTCACGCGCGTGCTCGGCGGGACCGACCCGCTGGGTGGCCGCGAGGACATGTACTACCGGCTGGACGCGCGCGCGAAGCACCTGCTGCTCGACGAGTTCCAGGACACGTCCATTCCGCAATGGGAGGCGCTGCGTCCCCTTGCGGACGAGCTGCTGTCCGGCCACCTCGGCGAGCGCGCGGCCGTGATCGTCGCCGACCCGAAGCAGTCGATCTACGGCTGGCGTGGCGGTACACCGGACCTCGTGCGTCAGATGGGCGAGACATACGAGCTCGATCGTGGCGCACTGACCAGGAGCTGGCGCTCGAGCCGCGTCGTGCTCGACTTCGTGAACGAGCTGTACGCGCGCATCGGCGACGATGCGGCGTGGGGCGATGGCAGCAAGGCGGAGGATGACGCACGCCACGCGGGCGTCGCACGCGACTGGCTGCGGGAGTTCACGCCGCACACGCCCGCGAAGGAGCTGGCCGGCCACGTGGTCGTGCGTGTCGGCCCGCGCGACGAGGGCTCGGGCGAGGCGCGGCCGAAGCTGAGCGCGTACGCGGCGCGGCAGGTCGCGGAGCTGCATGCGCGCATGCCGGACTTCACGATTGGCGTGCTCACGCGTACGAATGCGGCCGTCGCGCGCATGATGCTGAACCTGAAGGCCGAGGGTGTGCACGCGAGCGAGGAGGGCGGCAACCCGCTCACCGATGCGGCGAGCGTCACGGCCGTGCTCGCGCTGCTCCGCCTGTGCGACAACCCCGGCAACATGATCGCGCGCTACCACGTCGCCCGGACACCGATCGGCGCCGCGATCGGGTATGCAGATCATGGCGACGAGGCGGCAACGCTCGCGCTCTCGGCGGAGTGGCGGCGTCGCCTGCTCGAGGACGGCTACGGCACCACGATCGCGGCACTCGCGAAGGAGATCGAGCACGCGTGCGACGCGCGCGAGCGACGTCGCCTGGCGCAGCTGGTCGAGCTCGCGTTCCGGTACGAGGACGGTGCCACTTTGCGCCCGTCGGACTTCGTGCACTTCGTGCGCAACGAGCGTGTCGAGGACCCGGTCGCGGCGAACGTGCGGGTGATGACCGTGCACCAGGCGAAGGGACTCGAGTTCGACATCGTCGTGCTGCCCGAGCTGGACGCGCCGCTGGTGCGCGGGACGTACCAGGAGGTGATCGCGTACCGGCCGCGCCCCGGCGCGCGGGTGACGCGCGCGTTCCCGTACGTGAACGTGGGGCTGCGTGCACTGTTCCCGGACCTTCAGGAGCTGCAGGCCGCGAACGACCAGCTCTTCCACAACGAGCTGCGCGACGGGCTCAGCATCCTGTACGTCGCACTCACGCGCGCGCGGCACGCGCTGCACGTGATCG
Coding sequences:
- a CDS encoding UvrD-helicase domain-containing protein, with the protein product MSTLQPSLFDEALEAGVPRDLILASAGSGKTFRISSDIIALLARDEAPDEVFASTFTRKAAGEILDRVLVRLARAALDVDEARELATHARMDPDTCTRAFWGDVLDRSVRRLHRMNIGTLDAFFLRTVTSFAHELGMPTVWGIADSPTAKRLRSLALQDVLDRTDRVVLIELIRGIMPRPATRSLHDALLRKVDALVKMHYALDPTTDGHWSAFDALADSSDPATLEAERLRLAELLARQESPTTKTGSPRKTWVKALDELVVALRGGDWKTFVDSTLVERARSGDSYDSQPIPIDLAHLIDQAWAVAQGEVALQLRRRSHALGDFAVRYTSALEKRRAELGAYEFDDVTRVLGGTDPLGGREDMYYRLDARAKHLLLDEFQDTSIPQWEALRPLADELLSGHLGERAAVIVADPKQSIYGWRGGTPDLVRQMGETYELDRGALTRSWRSSRVVLDFVNELYARIGDDAAWGDGSKAEDDARHAGVARDWLREFTPHTPAKELAGHVVVRVGPRDEGSGEARPKLSAYAARQVAELHARMPDFTIGVLTRTNAAVARMMLNLKAEGVHASEEGGNPLTDAASVTAVLALLRLCDNPGNMIARYHVARTPIGAAIGYADHGDEAATLALSAEWRRRLLEDGYGTTIAALAKEIEHACDARERRRLAQLVELAFRYEDGATLRPSDFVHFVRNERVEDPVAANVRVMTVHQAKGLEFDIVVLPELDAPLVRGTYQEVIAYRPRPGARVTRAFPYVNVGLRALFPDLQELQAANDQLFHNELRDGLSILYVALTRARHALHVIVKPNQGKGRSGARVILRTLAPAVDAFVEDDVVIERGDPEWHEAERTRRAADAPPPADAEGAGDAPTTEHARITLHAPGTRRRALPRRSPSQLEGNGRVDLGMLLRLSAAAGRGSVAHRWFEEIGWLEDGVLDDAALLAIAREMPGGLSDEETTALCASFREWLKLPKLARLLQRSAWPAGSSVEREVPFLAREGDTMVEGFIDRLVVTRTDGRVTSAALIDYKTDAVSRRAEVEERKSHYEPQVKAYRRAVCRMYGLEATAVEAWLVFVEAGEVVAVA
- a CDS encoding FtsX-like permease family protein, whose product is RSFHAHAAPTGISQVRDRYAGALLILMTGVGLILLIACANVANLLLARATARQREFAIRVAIGAGRARLARLLVTESLLIATLGAGIGLLFARFGAQALLAAFGGGSVALDLSLNARVLGFTTAVAVLTALFFGMIPAWRAGRVDPQSAMTANGRTIAEGHGRFTIGKALVAAQVALSLVLLVGAGLLVGSLRNLVLQDPGFRTEGVLLASVDLQRTGFSEEQILSSRGLLVEQLRASPGVLDASAADLTPVAGPSWNGNLIVDGFTPTSEMDGLAWFNAVSDGYFATLGTPLLAGRDFDARDVAGGVRVAIVNRSVARKFFGQENPVGRQFGTGLGDDVTTYTVIGVVGDAKYRSLREEDSGTVYIAASQMEATPMSMVRPFLTLAVRTDGDPTALVPTVKTALAALHPAAGVEFRTFTEQVERSLQRERMLATLSALFGGVALALAMLGLYGVLSYSVARRRNEIGVRIAIGAGRGRVIRMVLGDVARVLAIGLVLGAVGAIASGRLVRAFLYGLEPGEPAVLAGAATALAVVAVAAGMIPAWRAARMDPTLALREE
- a CDS encoding PD-(D/E)XK nuclease family protein, with product MPDPRTFLDWNRPALPAAAAMLAESHADADSVDLGGVLVALPGARAARRLKELLVEEADRRGLRLVPPQVTTLGSLPEMLYTPTAPLLDSGTAVRLWLHQLRTAAAEDLALLFPHAPQADDVRGWLHLARTVMALHETVGAAGRTFADVAGSCDDSLLYDDTNRWSALARLQAGYAAATDAQQRVDRDLERIHAVERRAVACEQDLWLIGVAEMPLVLRSMLRLLVRPRPGGVHILVHAPASEAERFDDLGCVVLRAWLDTDIPLRDEQLAIVGHPSNQATDVARYLASLDATFAADDIVIAVPDREVVPYLEQQLATSDVTVRDAAGIPVGRTSAYRLLETIADVVRDGSFDAVAALARHPAFGDWLRRRRWDIEHRGAAAFRERDGWLIQLDEFLAQRLPVSLAHELPAAEGRGRTLVEALRVALMGESVLGRLHGRRALREWMPVILELLLEIYGDRAFSRDLPDERRLLGAAEVLRDAALEHVRVAPELDVECDAAAAIRVLLDDVRAATLAPEADEAAIELLGWLELHLDDAPVAVLTGMNEPFVPAAINADAFLPNSLRSRLGIIDNDMRHARDAYQLTAMLHSRRVHAIAGRRTMTGDPLRPSRLVLATSGDALARRIRTFLEDDADGTRAAADVAQATSSAFVLPPQKTISLEAPPDTFRVTEFRNILADPYLWALDRVMGGDAVDDSARELDPLRFGDVAHKVLERFGRSEAATWEDADRIAAWLNHALDAHVDEVLGRTLPAVALQIEQLRLRLHSFARCQAAWIRDGWKTVAIECGTPDGGAPLEVDGTTVRLRGRIDRVDYHEGRNEWALFDYKTSEKVQTPEDAHRRRSGEWTDLQLPLYHAILPHIVDAEGRPVTQNEGGTVRVGYVTLCGEPNEIDFRIASWTAADLADALEAAREAIRAVRGNAFSFAGVSSDWLSDDMAELLGQGRLVREDEELQEEVVL